The genomic stretch ACCTGCCAATGCGCGAGGCCGATGTTGCCATTCGCATGAAAGAGCCAAGCCAGGCCGACCTGGTACGCAAACGCCTGATGACCGTGCAAATGAAACTCTATGCGTCACGCAAATACCTGGACCTGAATGGCACGCCAGAAACCGCAGAAGACATCAAGGAGCATCGGCTGATCTGTCAGAATCAAAGGTCCGCCCAGGTGGGGTCGGCATCGATTTTGGTTCAGAGCCTGCTGACCCACAATCCCGGCTCCTTGCTCACCGTGAACAACTATTTTGGGGTTTTGCAGGGCGTTTTGCATGATCTCGGGATTGGGATTCTGCCAGACTACGTCACCGAGGACTTTCCTGATCTGGTGGAAGTTTTCCCCAATGAGGAAAACAATGGCGTCCCGGTCTATTTGGCCTACCCAGAAGAATTGCGCCATTCGCAGCGCGTGTCGGCCTTTCGTGACTTTGTCCAGACCGAGATCATGGCCCACCGCAAACATATGAAAGAACTGGGCAAATTATAGCGGTTTTGCAACCGGGCCAGAGCCTGCCCATAAGCCATGCAAAAAGCGCATAGCGGCAATGTCATCGGACCCGTGCGAAACATCTTGAAGGGTCAGCATCATAACCCTAAATGGAGCGCATGAAGACGAGGCGAGAGCCTCACTTCATACCTCCCTGTTGGACTTCGGCCGAGCTTAGTGCTCGGCCTTTTTTTTGCCCTTACAGCTGTTACCCTCGGCTCTGGCCTGTGCAAGCGCAGAGCCCGGCAAAGATTGCCGCCTCACCCAAATTGCCTGAAATTTGTGCACTACTCTTTGGGGTCCGCATAATCTCTGGGCGCCGTCATAACGGCACAGCCCTTGGCCCATTGCCCCAGCCACCGCCCGCCAAATAGCGCCCTGAGCCATTCAGACGCGATTTCCCAATGAGATACCCCCTTCCCCATCAGGCTGGCATGCTCTAAAAGCCGCCTCAGTAGCACCATGGGGGGCCATATCGCGCCATGCAAGAACCAGCCATTACATCCGAACTGATCGCAAGCCACGGCTTGAACGCCGAAGAATACGACATGATCCTCGAGATCATCGGGCGCGAACCCAGCTTCACCGAACTTGGCATCTTCTCGGCCATGTGGAACGAGCACTGCTCTTACAAGTCTTCCAAGAAATGGCTGCGCACCCTGCCAACGGACGGCCCACAGGTCATCTGTGGCCCGGGTGAGAACGCCGGCATCGTCGATATTGGCGATGGCGACGCGGTGGTGTTCAAAATGGAAAGCCACAACCACCCCTCTTATATCGAACCCTATCAGGGGGCGGCGACGGGTGTTGGCGGTATCCTGCGCGATGTCTTTACCATGGGCGCGCGCCCCGTGGCCTCGATGAACTCGCTGTCCTTTGGCGAGCCCTCCCACCACAAGACCCGTCAGCTGGTCAACGGTGTGGTTGAGGGCATCGGCGGCTATGGCAACTGCTTTGGCGTGCCCTGCGTCGGCGGCGAAGTCCGGTTCCACCCGGCCTATAACGGCAACTGTCTGGTCAATGCCTTTGCGGCGGGCCTGGCGAAAACCGACAGTATTTTCTACTCCGCCGCTTCTGGCGTTGGCATGCCGGTGGTCTACCTCGGCGCCAAGACCGGCCGCGACGGCGTTGGCGGTGCCACCATGGCCTCTGCCGAATTTGACGACACCATTGAGGAAAAACGCCCCACCGTTCAGGTTGGCGATCCTTTCACCGAGAAACGCCTGATGGAGGCCACGCTGGAGCTGATGCAGACCGGCGCGGTTATCTCGATCCAGGATATGGGCGCGGCAGGCCTGACCTGTTCGGCGGTGGAAATGGGCGACAAGGGCAAGCTGGGGATCAAACTGAACCTCGAAGATGTGCCCCAGCGCGAAGAAAACATGACCGCCTACGAGATGATGCTCTCGGAAAGCCAGGAACGCATGCTGATGGTGCTAAAGCCTGAAAAAGAGGCCGAAGCCCGTGCGGTGTTTGAAAAATGGGACCTGGATTTTGCCATCGTCGGCGAAACCATCGCCGAGGATCGCTTCCTCATCCTGCACAATGGTGAGGTCAAGGCCGATCTGGTGCTGTCCAAACTCGCCTCCACCGCACCTGAATATGACCGCCCCTGGGTGGCCACTCCGGCGGCAGAGCCGCTGACGGATGCGGATGTGCCCACCATTGATCCCATTGACGGGCTGAAGGCGCTGCTGACCTCGCCCAACTATGCCGGCAAACAGTGGGTCTATGAGCAATATGACACCACAGTCATGGGCGACACTGCCCGCCGCCCCGGCGTTGGCTCGGGCATTATCCGCGTGCATGGCACCGACAAACGTCTGGCCTTCACCTCGGATGTGACACCGCGCTACGTCAAGGCAAACCCGGTTGAGGGGGGCAAACAGGCAGTAGCCGAGGCCTATCGCAACCTCACAGCTGTTGGCGCCAAGCCATTGGCAACAACTGATAACCTGAACTTTGGCAACCCGGAAAAACCCGAAATCATGGGCCAGTTTGTTGGTGCCATTCAGGGCATTGGTGAGGCCGTGGCAGCACTGGATATGCCCATCGTGTCGGGCAATGTCTCGCTCTATAATGAAACCGACGGTCAGGGCATTTTGCCAACGCCGACCATTGGAGCCGTTGGCCTGATTGCTGCGGGCGAAGAGGCCATCACCGGCCAAGCCCGTGACGGCCATATTGCGCTGCTAATCGGCGAAACCCAGGGTCATCTGGGCCAATCTGCCCTGCTGGCAGAGGTCTTTAACCGCGAAGATGGCGATGCCCCTGCAGTCGATCTGGAGGCGGAAAAGCGCAACGGTGAATTCATCCGTGCCAACCGCGATCTGATCAAGGCCTGTACAGACCTCAGCGATGGCGGTCTGGCGCTGGCGGCGTTTGAGCTGGCCGAAGAAGCAGGTGTTGGCGTCCATATCGACGCAGGCGACACCCCGACCCTGTTTGGCGAAGATCAGGCGCGCTACCTGGTGGCCTGCAACTTTGACCAGGCCGAAGGGTTGATGCTGGCGGCTGGCCAGGCAGGTGTGACCCTGACCACTGTTG from Phaeobacter sp. G2 encodes the following:
- a CDS encoding LysR family transcriptional regulator; amino-acid sequence: MDWDKLRIFHAVADAGSLTHAGDKLNLSQSAVSRQVRALEESLNATLFHRHARGLILTEQGELLFDATKSMSARLEAASARIRDSEEEVFGELRVTTTFGFGTLWLAPRLTKLFEQYPNLKIDLMLEERVLDLPMREADVAIRMKEPSQADLVRKRLMTVQMKLYASRKYLDLNGTPETAEDIKEHRLICQNQRSAQVGSASILVQSLLTHNPGSLLTVNNYFGVLQGVLHDLGIGILPDYVTEDFPDLVEVFPNEENNGVPVYLAYPEELRHSQRVSAFRDFVQTEIMAHRKHMKELGKL
- the purL gene encoding phosphoribosylformylglycinamidine synthase subunit PurL — protein: MQEPAITSELIASHGLNAEEYDMILEIIGREPSFTELGIFSAMWNEHCSYKSSKKWLRTLPTDGPQVICGPGENAGIVDIGDGDAVVFKMESHNHPSYIEPYQGAATGVGGILRDVFTMGARPVASMNSLSFGEPSHHKTRQLVNGVVEGIGGYGNCFGVPCVGGEVRFHPAYNGNCLVNAFAAGLAKTDSIFYSAASGVGMPVVYLGAKTGRDGVGGATMASAEFDDTIEEKRPTVQVGDPFTEKRLMEATLELMQTGAVISIQDMGAAGLTCSAVEMGDKGKLGIKLNLEDVPQREENMTAYEMMLSESQERMLMVLKPEKEAEARAVFEKWDLDFAIVGETIAEDRFLILHNGEVKADLVLSKLASTAPEYDRPWVATPAAEPLTDADVPTIDPIDGLKALLTSPNYAGKQWVYEQYDTTVMGDTARRPGVGSGIIRVHGTDKRLAFTSDVTPRYVKANPVEGGKQAVAEAYRNLTAVGAKPLATTDNLNFGNPEKPEIMGQFVGAIQGIGEAVAALDMPIVSGNVSLYNETDGQGILPTPTIGAVGLIAAGEEAITGQARDGHIALLIGETQGHLGQSALLAEVFNREDGDAPAVDLEAEKRNGEFIRANRDLIKACTDLSDGGLALAAFELAEEAGVGVHIDAGDTPTLFGEDQARYLVACNFDQAEGLMLAAGQAGVTLTTVGRFTGDCVKIGGSEAPLAELQEVFRAGFAEAVA